One part of the Streptomyces ferrugineus genome encodes these proteins:
- a CDS encoding penicillin acylase family protein — protein sequence MPPNTTASTGQQPGKSGRKKGRRARLLVLVLVLAVVAGVAGGAYWSISTVRASFPQTKGSLTLEGLSGPVDVKRDDYGIPQIYASSDEDLFMAQGYVQAQDRFWEMDVRRHMTSGRLSEMFGKSQVDNDEFLRTLGWDRIARQEYDKTLSASTKKYLQAYAKGVNAYLDGKEGKDLSLEYAALGFTNDYKPAKWTPVDSISWLKAMAWDLRGNMQDEIDRALMTSRLGPKEIQDLYPQYPYSRNKAIVQTGQYDDVTKTFEQSGSSAAAGSATGGGTAGTAASSGSSASSGTSGLQGQLAGLQNVLEDLPTAVGVNGDGIGSNSWVVSGKYTINGKPLLANDPHLSASLPSVWYQMGLHCRSVSSTCQYDVSGYTFAGMPGVIIGHNQNIAWGMTNSGVDVTDLYLEKLSGDGYLYDGKTKAFNTREETIKVAGGASKEIVVRETQAEKTEDGQTLPGMPLLSDRSSELVKVGRKATVDTAAPDRGDGYAIALRWTALDPGTTVDAVFAMNKAKNWTDFRAAAALFDVPSQNLVYADTENHIGYTLPGKIPTRAEGYDGSVPAPGWDRKSRWTGYIDDDELPYEYDPSRGYIVTANQAVVDKTKAKYPYTLTTDWGYGARSQRITDLIQSKIDDGGKISTDDMRQMQLDNSSEIAKLLVPKLLKINIDDKDVRHPESIREAQELLEGWDYTQDADSAAAAYFNAVWRNILKLAFGNKLPKELRVEGQCLWVDPVNTTRPADETEEVRECGEREPDQAQPDGGDRWFEVVRNLMDDEDSDWWTTPKSGTRPGATNRDELFKRAMIDARWELTAKLGKDIDTWSWGRLHRLFLENQTLGTDGPGFLQYALNRGPWKLSGGEATVNASGWNAAGGYVVVWVPSMRMVVNLGDLDKSKWINLTGASGHAYNAHYTDQTDKWANGELLDWSFSKKAVDGTTSDTLVLKP from the coding sequence ATGCCCCCCAACACCACCGCCTCCACGGGTCAGCAGCCCGGCAAGTCCGGCAGGAAGAAGGGGCGCAGAGCCCGCCTGCTCGTCCTCGTGCTGGTACTGGCCGTCGTGGCGGGCGTCGCCGGCGGGGCGTACTGGTCCATCAGCACCGTCCGGGCCTCGTTCCCGCAGACGAAGGGCTCGCTCACGCTCGAGGGCCTGTCCGGCCCGGTCGACGTCAAGCGTGACGACTACGGCATCCCGCAGATCTACGCCTCCTCCGACGAGGACCTGTTCATGGCGCAGGGCTACGTCCAGGCCCAGGACCGGTTCTGGGAGATGGACGTACGCCGCCACATGACCTCCGGCCGGCTGTCGGAGATGTTCGGCAAGAGCCAGGTCGACAACGACGAGTTCCTGCGCACCCTCGGCTGGGACCGGATCGCGCGACAGGAGTACGACAAGACGCTGTCGGCCTCCACCAAGAAGTACCTCCAGGCCTACGCCAAGGGCGTCAACGCCTATCTGGACGGCAAGGAGGGCAAGGACCTCTCCCTGGAGTACGCGGCCCTCGGCTTCACCAACGACTACAAGCCCGCGAAGTGGACCCCGGTCGACTCGATCTCCTGGCTGAAGGCGATGGCCTGGGACCTGCGCGGCAACATGCAGGACGAGATCGACCGCGCCCTGATGACCAGCCGCCTGGGCCCCAAGGAGATCCAGGACCTGTACCCGCAGTACCCGTACAGCCGGAACAAGGCGATCGTCCAGACCGGTCAGTACGACGACGTCACCAAAACGTTCGAGCAGTCGGGCTCCTCGGCCGCCGCGGGCTCGGCCACGGGCGGCGGCACGGCGGGCACGGCCGCCTCCTCCGGCTCCTCCGCCTCCTCCGGCACCTCCGGCCTGCAGGGCCAGCTCGCGGGCCTGCAGAACGTCCTGGAAGACCTGCCCACGGCCGTCGGCGTGAACGGCGACGGCATCGGCTCCAACTCCTGGGTGGTGTCCGGGAAGTACACGATCAACGGCAAGCCGCTGCTGGCCAACGACCCGCACCTGTCGGCCTCGCTGCCGTCCGTCTGGTACCAGATGGGCCTGCACTGCCGCTCGGTCTCCAGCACCTGCCAGTACGACGTCAGCGGCTACACCTTCGCGGGCATGCCCGGCGTGATCATCGGCCACAACCAGAACATCGCCTGGGGCATGACCAACTCCGGCGTCGACGTCACCGACCTCTACCTGGAGAAGCTCTCCGGCGACGGCTACCTCTACGACGGCAAGACGAAGGCCTTCAACACACGCGAGGAGACCATCAAGGTCGCCGGCGGCGCCTCCAAGGAGATCGTCGTGCGGGAGACCCAGGCCGAGAAGACCGAGGACGGGCAGACCCTGCCCGGGATGCCGCTGCTGTCCGACCGCAGCAGCGAACTGGTGAAGGTCGGCAGGAAGGCCACCGTCGACACCGCCGCCCCCGACCGCGGTGACGGCTACGCCATCGCGCTGCGCTGGACCGCGCTGGACCCGGGCACCACCGTGGACGCCGTCTTCGCCATGAACAAGGCGAAGAACTGGACCGACTTCCGCGCCGCCGCCGCCCTGTTCGACGTGCCCTCGCAGAACCTGGTCTACGCCGACACCGAGAACCACATCGGCTACACCCTGCCCGGCAAGATCCCCACGCGCGCGGAGGGCTATGACGGCTCCGTCCCGGCGCCGGGCTGGGACCGCAAGTCCCGCTGGACCGGCTACATCGACGACGACGAACTGCCGTACGAGTACGACCCGTCCCGCGGCTACATCGTCACCGCCAACCAGGCCGTGGTCGACAAGACCAAGGCCAAGTACCCCTACACGCTCACCACGGACTGGGGCTACGGCGCCCGCAGCCAGCGCATCACCGATCTGATCCAGTCGAAGATCGACGACGGCGGCAAGATCTCCACCGACGACATGCGCCAGATGCAGCTCGACAACAGCAGCGAGATCGCCAAGCTGCTGGTGCCCAAGCTGCTGAAGATCAACATCGACGACAAGGACGTCCGGCACCCGGAGTCCATCCGGGAGGCACAGGAACTCCTGGAGGGCTGGGACTACACCCAGGACGCCGACTCGGCGGCGGCCGCCTACTTCAACGCGGTCTGGCGCAACATCCTCAAGCTCGCCTTCGGCAACAAGCTGCCCAAGGAGCTGCGGGTCGAGGGCCAGTGCCTGTGGGTCGACCCCGTCAACACCACCCGCCCCGCGGACGAGACGGAGGAGGTCCGCGAGTGCGGTGAGCGCGAGCCCGACCAGGCCCAGCCGGACGGCGGCGACCGCTGGTTCGAGGTCGTGCGCAACCTCATGGACGACGAGGACAGCGACTGGTGGACGACGCCGAAGTCGGGCACCCGCCCCGGGGCCACCAACCGTGACGAACTGTTCAAGCGCGCCATGATCGACGCCCGCTGGGAGCTGACCGCCAAGCTCGGCAAGGACATCGACACCTGGAGCTGGGGCCGGCTGCACCGGCTGTTCCTGGAGAACCAGACCCTCGGCACCGACGGGCCCGGATTCCTCCAGTACGCCCTCAACCGCGGCCCCTGGAAGCTCAGCGGCGGCGAGGCCACGGTCAACGCCAGCGGCTGGAACGCGGCCGGCGGCTACGTCGTGGTCTGGGTGCCGTCGATGCGGATGGTGGTCAACCTCGGCGACCTCGACAAGTCGAAGTGGATCAACCTCACCGGCGCCTCCGGGCACGCCTACAACGCCCACTACACCGACCAGACGGACAAGTGGGCCAACGGTGAACTGCTCGACTGGTCGTTCTCCAAGAAGGCGGTCGACGGCACTACGAGCGACACGCTCGTGCTCAAGCCCTGA
- a CDS encoding 5-formyltetrahydrofolate cyclo-ligase — MGHTGRPAEPDKRTLRRELLTVRDRLPEDDVRASATELAGRALELPELAGAGTVAAYVSVGSEPGTLALLDALRARGVRVLLPALLPDNDLDWGAYAGRGSLARVQHGGKMALFEPAGERLGPDAVTEADVVLLPGLAVDARGMRLGRGGGSYDRVLARLESAGARPALVVLLYDSEVVERVPEEPHDRPVHAVVTPSGVRRFG; from the coding sequence ATGGGGCACACCGGACGCCCGGCCGAGCCTGACAAGCGAACGTTGCGGCGCGAGCTCCTCACGGTGAGAGACAGGTTGCCGGAGGATGACGTGCGGGCATCGGCGACCGAGCTGGCCGGGCGGGCACTGGAACTGCCGGAGCTGGCCGGGGCGGGCACGGTGGCGGCGTACGTCTCCGTGGGGAGCGAACCCGGCACGCTCGCGCTGCTCGACGCGCTGCGCGCGCGGGGCGTGCGCGTGCTGCTCCCGGCGCTGCTGCCCGACAACGACCTCGACTGGGGCGCGTATGCCGGCCGGGGCTCCCTCGCCCGCGTCCAACACGGCGGAAAGATGGCCCTCTTCGAGCCCGCCGGCGAGCGTCTCGGCCCGGACGCCGTGACCGAGGCCGACGTCGTGCTGCTGCCCGGTCTGGCGGTCGACGCGCGCGGGATGCGGCTGGGGCGCGGCGGGGGGTCGTACGACCGTGTCCTCGCCCGGCTGGAGAGCGCGGGCGCCCGTCCCGCGCTGGTGGTGCTGCTGTACGACTCCGAGGTCGTCGAGCGCGTCCCCGAGGAGCCGCACGACCGGCCGGTGCACGCGGTGGTGACGCCGTCGGGGGTGCGGCGGTTCGGCTGA
- the galU gene encoding UTP--glucose-1-phosphate uridylyltransferase GalU, with product MTQSHPRISKAVIPAAGLGTRFLPATKATPKEMLPVVDKPAIQYVVEEAVSAGLDDVLMITGRNKRPLEDHFDRNYELESALQKKGDAGRLAKVQESSDLATMHYVRQGDPKGLGHAVLCAAPHVGHEPFAVLLGDDLIDPRDPLLKRMVEVQEQHGGSVIALMEVAPEQIHLYGCAAVDPTEDGDVVKVHDLVEKPAAADAPSNYAIIGRYVLDPAIFDILRKTEPGRGGEIQLTDALQQLSQDEKVGGPVHGVVFKGRRYDTGDRGDYLRAIVRLACEREDLGPDFRTWLRSYVAEEM from the coding sequence ATGACTCAGTCCCACCCTCGGATCAGCAAGGCTGTCATCCCCGCAGCGGGTCTCGGCACCCGCTTCCTGCCGGCCACCAAAGCCACTCCCAAGGAGATGCTGCCGGTCGTCGACAAGCCGGCGATCCAGTACGTGGTCGAAGAGGCCGTGTCCGCCGGCCTCGACGACGTCCTCATGATCACCGGCCGCAACAAGCGCCCCCTTGAGGACCACTTCGACCGCAACTACGAGCTGGAATCGGCCCTGCAGAAGAAGGGTGACGCCGGCCGGCTCGCGAAGGTGCAGGAGTCCAGCGACCTGGCCACCATGCACTACGTCCGCCAGGGCGACCCCAAGGGCCTCGGCCACGCCGTCCTGTGCGCCGCCCCGCACGTCGGCCACGAGCCCTTCGCCGTCCTGCTCGGCGACGACCTGATCGACCCGCGCGACCCGCTGCTCAAGCGGATGGTCGAGGTGCAGGAGCAGCACGGCGGCAGCGTCATCGCGCTCATGGAGGTCGCGCCCGAGCAGATCCACCTCTACGGCTGTGCGGCCGTGGACCCCACCGAGGACGGCGACGTCGTCAAGGTCCACGACCTGGTCGAGAAGCCGGCCGCCGCGGACGCCCCGTCGAACTACGCCATCATCGGCCGCTACGTCCTCGACCCGGCCATCTTCGACATACTGCGCAAGACCGAGCCGGGCCGCGGCGGTGAGATCCAGCTCACCGACGCCCTCCAGCAGCTCTCCCAGGACGAGAAGGTCGGCGGCCCGGTGCACGGCGTCGTCTTCAAGGGCCGCCGCTATGACACCGGCGACCGCGGCGACTACCTGCGTGCCATTGTCAGACTCGCGTGCGAACGTGAAGACCTGGGCCCGGACTTCCGGACCTGGCTTCGCAGTTACGTAGCCGAGGAGATGTAG